A region of Antedon mediterranea chromosome 8, ecAntMedi1.1, whole genome shotgun sequence DNA encodes the following proteins:
- the LOC140056955 gene encoding uncharacterized protein, producing MSSLRIPPMAKRKANFTMLEKSILLDLTKGYPIVSSSSKDSKTQRCKDEAWQMIAALFNDSENISVRTSQELRICYQNLLQKAKKDESVQNCRKRDGISGPICGNEPMVKRKANFSPLERSLLIHLANQHPIVVSSCKDMKTQKSKDEAWQNIENLFNNEEDVCIRTAQELRTCFQNLTQKARKQDALDWQELQMIKMEASSASPSSTPSVTDTMRAFIPHIFESVETSKDCEDSPMHQRTSEAQNLFESPQSSESTSGSQAPSEATEPPLVHPKMPATPQEMECDSESRNSTEKCEELKMRLMIEEHQVRIKMMMEEHEWKREQHKWLREEHRIRLNSLIRTTNNHEIKTNHLKAS from the exons ATGAGCTCCCTACGCATACCACCCATGGCCAAGCGTAAAGCCAACTTTACGATGCTGGAAAAAAGTATTTTGCTTGATTTAACTAAAGGCTACCCTATAGTAAGTTCGTCGTCTAAGGATTCTAAAACGCAACGTTGCAAAGACGAAGCCTGGCAAATGATCGCTGCTTTATTCAATGATTCTGAAAATATTTCCGTACGTACATCACAGGAATTGAGAATTTGCTACCAGAATTTGCTTCAGAAAGCTAAAAAAGATGAAAGTGTTCAAAACTGCAGGAAACGTGACGGAATTTCAGGGCCAATTTGTGGTAATGAACCGATGGTAAAAAGGAAAGCGAATTTTTCGCCTCTTGAGCGAAGTTTGTTAATTCATTTGGCCAACCAACACCCTATCGTAGTTTCCTCGTGTAAGGATATGAAAACGCAAAAAAGTAAAGACGAAGCTTGGCAAAACATtgaaaatttatttaacaatgAAGAGGATGTTTGCATCCGAACTGCTCAAGAATTGAGAACTTGTTTTCAGAACCTTACGCAAAAAGCTAGAAAACAAGACGCTTTAGATTGGCAAGAATTACAAATGATAAAGATGGAAGCTTCAAGCGCTTCGCCATCTTCCACGCCATCGGTAACGGATACTATGCGTGCTTTTATTCCACATATTTTTGAATCGGTAGAAACATCAAAAGATTGTGAAG attctCCAATGCATCAACGAACTTCTGAAGCCCAAAATTTATTTGAATCGCCTCAATCATCAGAATCTACTTCTGGGAGTCAAGCGCCATCAGAGGCAACAGAGCCACCATTAGTCCATCCGAAGATGCCGGCTACACCTCAAGAAATGGAATGTGATTCCGAATCGCGTAATTCAACAGAGAAATGCGAAGAACTTAAAATGCGTCTTATGATTGAAGAACATCAAGTTCGGATAAAAATGATGATGGAAGAACATGAGTGGAAACGTGAACAGCATAAATGGTTACGAGAAGAACATCGGATCAGGCTGAACTCGTTGATTCGAACCACGAACAATCATGAAATAAAAACGAATCATTTGAAAGCATCGTAA